The following proteins come from a genomic window of Macaca fascicularis isolate 582-1 chromosome 8, T2T-MFA8v1.1:
- the MAPK15 gene encoding mitogen-activated protein kinase 15 isoform X5 translates to MCSAVDPCIVQRYLLRRQLGQGAYGIVWKAVDRRTGEVVAIKKIFDAFRDKTDAQDRSFLLAPPTHTPVFLSLQRTFREIMLLQEFGDHPNIISLLDVIRAENDRDIYLVFEFMDTDLNAVIRKGGLLQDVHVRSIFYQLLQATRFLHSGHVVHRDQKPSNVLLDANCTVKLCDFGLARSLGDLPEGPEDQALTEYVATRWYRAPEVLLSSHRYTLGVDMWSLGCILGEMLRGRPLFPGTSTLHQLELILETIPPPSKEDLLALGSGCRTSVLHRLGSRHFPRGLGPP, encoded by the exons ATGTGCAGCGCAGTGGACCCTTGCATCGTCCAGAGATACCTACTCAGGCGGCAGCTCGGGCAAGGG GCCTACGGCATTGTGTGGAAGGCAGTGGACCGAAGGACTGGTGAGGTCGTGGCCATCAAGAAAATCTTTGATGCTTTTAGGGATAAGACAGATGCCCAG GACAGGAGCTTCCTTCTTGCTCCGCCCACCCACACACCTGTGTTTCTGTCTCTTCAGAGAACATTCCGGGAAATCATGCTCCTCCAG GAGTTTGGGGACCATCCCAATATCATCAGCCTCCTTGATGTGATCCGGGCAGAGAACGATAGGGACATTTACCTGGTGTTTGAGTTTATGG ACACTGACCTGAACGCAGTCATCCGGAAGGGCGGGCTGCTGCAGGACGTCCACGTGCGCTCCATCTTCTACCAGCTTCTGCAGGCCACCCGGTTCCTCCACTCGGGGCACGTTGTGCACCGGGACCAGAAG CCGTCCAATGTGCTCCTGGATGCCAACTGCACAGtgaagctgtgtgactttggtctGGCCCGCTCCCTGGGCGACCTCCCTGAGGGGCCTGAAGACCAGGCCTTGACAGAGTACGTGGCCACACGCTGGTACCGAGCTCCGGAGGTGCTGCTGTCTTCACACCG GTACACCCTTGGGGTGGACATGTGGAGTCTGGGCTGTATCCTGGGGGAGATGCTGCGGGGGAGGCCCCTGTTTCCGGGCACGTCCACCCTCCACCAGCTGGAGCTGATCCTGGAGACCATCCCACCGCCATCCAAGGAGG ACCTCCTGGCTCTTGGCTCAGGCTGCCGTACCTCTGTGCTGCACCGCCTGGGGTCCCG ACACTTCCCCAGAGGCCTTGGACCTCCTTAG